GGCGAGACCGCGCCCTTCGACCACATCGGGGTGGCCTATGGCGTGGACGCGGGCATGTTCTGCGCCCAGGCGGTCAATGTCCCCCTGTCGCGCTATCAGGAACAGAAATACGGATATGAGAACGCGCTGTGGATGCTTACGCAGACGCATAGCGCCATGGAAAACCCGGTCAGCAACCACGACCTGATCTACAAAAACCAGTTTCTTATCTAGAAATCATCCCGACACGACAGGCGCAAGGCATGATGATGAGGAAAAAATGGATATGAAACAACGTGCTCCATCCGGAATGCACAGAAAACGTCAAGGATACGCGGCATGAAGCTTTACCATAAACTGCTTCCCCTGGCCACGGGCTACTTTGGCGTCAGTTCGGCGCTGTACGCCTTCGACGGCCTCGTGGTGGTCTACGGCCCGGCCGGAGGGGCCTGGCACATCAACATCGAGGACGAGCCGCGCTGGTACCGGGGACCGGCCACCGTGGTCGGGGCCGGACTCCTGGAGATGGACGTGATCCTGGGCAACGACGACACGTTCATCAACAATATCGCCACGGTCTCCATGCAGCTTGAGCGGCGCTTCGTGGCCCTGGCCGGGACGCCCATCTCCGAAATCATCGGCACGGACCTCAAGGGCTTTTCCCGAACCCTGGAATCCCGGACCTCGCGGCCCGTGTTCATGGTTCCCACGGCCGGTTCCGAACCCTACCCCGAGGGAGCCGCCAAGGCCTTTCTGGCCCTGGCCCGAAAGTTCATGGTCCAACCGGAGGCCACGCGCAAAAACGGCATCAACGTCCTGGGGGCCATCCACCTGTCCACGGGCAAGGAGGAGCACATCGAGCCCCTGCTCTCGGCCATCGAACAGGCCGGATATTCCCTGGTCAGCGTGTTCTCCGTGCCCCGCCCGGGCCAGGCCGACCCCCTTTCGGCCATCCGCCAGGCCCCCGAGGCCCAGCGCAACGTGGTGGTCTCCACCAGCGGCCTGGCCCTGGCCGACCATATGTTCGCCGCCTACGGGATTCCCTACGTGGTCGGCATGCCCGTGGGACTGCGCGGTCGCGACGACTTTTTCGCCCTGCTGCGCGGGGAGGCCGTCACCCCGGCCCCGGCCCCGGTCGGCAGCCCGCCGTGCCGCCACGCCCTGGTCATCGGGGAACCGGTCCTGGGCTACGGCCTCAAACGCTGCCTGCGCCTGGACTTCGGCGTCCCCGAGGTGGACGTGGTTTCCGTCACCCCGGCCCAGGCCCTCTACCAGAGCGCCCCGGGATGCCTCGGAACCCTGGTGGAGCGCGGCCCCCGCGACGTGTGCACGGACAGCGAGCAGGACATCGAGGCCCTGATGAACGATCCGGCCGTGGACTGCGTCATCGCCGACCCGTGCTACGCGGCCCTGCTGACCCGGCCGACCCGGTTCATCCCCATGCCGCATATCGCCATGAGCGCCCGGCTCAACTGGGATCTGCCCTACGAATACGCCGTGGACAAGGGGTACGACTATCTGGCCGGACAGTTCTCCGGAACGCCGCAGCCGTAACGCGACCGCGACGGAATCGCATCTCACGCCAAGGCGGCGCGGCCATTCCGCGTCGCCCGCCAAGGAGGATGCCATGTGTCTCGCAGTTCCCGCCGAAGTCATCCGCATTGCCGACGGAGTGGCCACCTGCCGCCTGGGCGAAGGACAATCGCTCATCCGGGCGTCGCTTATGCTTCTGCCTGACCTCCCCAGCCCCGGGGACCAACTCATGGTGCATGCCGGGTTCGCCCTGCGGATCATGGACCCGGCCGAGGCCGAGGAGACCTTGCGCCTGCTTCGCGGCGGCGAGTGTCCCATCGAGGGGGACGCCACGGCCTGCGCGGCCATCCCCGGCGCGCCCGCCAACGCCCTCCGGAAGGCCTAGGCCATGCACCAGACCCTCCTGCGCCAGTTCCGCGACCCCGAACTGTGCCATACCCTGCTTACGCGCCTGCGAGCCGAACTGGACGGCGAGTTGCGCTTCATGGAGGTCTGCGGCACGCACACCGTGGCCATCTTCCAAAGCGGGCTCCGCTCGCTGTTGCCGCCCCAGGTCGTGCATCTCTCCGGCCCCGGCTGCCCGGTGTGCGTGACCCACGAATCCGAGGTCAACGCCTTCCTGGACCTTGCCGGACGCCCGGGCGTGATCGTGGCCACCTTCGGGGATCTCATGCGCGTCCCCGGCAGCCGGGGGCGCAACCTGAAAAGCGCCCAGGCCGAGGGGGCGCGGGTGGCCGTGGTCTATTCGCCCCCGGACGCCCTGGCCCTGGCCCGGGACAACCCCGGGGACACCGTGGTGTTTTTGGGCGTGGGCTTTGAGACCACGGCCCCCACCGTGGCCGGCACGGTGCTCATGGCCCGGGAGCAGGGGCTGTCCAACTTCAAGGTTCTGGCCTTCCACAAGCTGGTCCCCCCCGCCCTGGAGGTGCTCCTCTCCGACACGGAGGCGGGCATCGACGCCTTCATCCTGCCCGGCCACGTCTCGGCGGTCATCGGGACCGAGCCCTACGGATTCATCGCCTCCCGCTTTGGCAAATCGGCCACGGTCACCGGTTTCGAGCCCGTGGACATCCTCGAATCCCTGCTGTTTTTGGCCCAGCGCCGGAGGCAGGGACGGGCCGAGGTCAAAAACCTCTACCGCCGGGTGGTTTCCGATACGAGCAACCCCCGGGCCCTGGAGGTCATGAACCGGGTTTTTCGGCCCTGCGACGCCCTGTGGCGCGGCCTGGGCCGCATTCCGGACTCCGGGCTGGAATTTACCGATGAATTCGAGGATGTGGACGCGAAACGCCGGTATGGTCTGAGCATTGAGGAATGCCCGCCCCTGCCCGGCTGCAAATGCGGCGAGGTGCTCCGGGGCCGTCTGCGGCCCGACCAATGCCCCCTGTTCAAGAAGGCCTGCACCCCGGCCAAGCCCGTGGGGCCCTGCATGGTC
Above is a genomic segment from Desulfolutivibrio sulfodismutans DSM 3696 containing:
- a CDS encoding nitrogenase component 1 produces the protein MKLYHKLLPLATGYFGVSSALYAFDGLVVVYGPAGGAWHINIEDEPRWYRGPATVVGAGLLEMDVILGNDDTFINNIATVSMQLERRFVALAGTPISEIIGTDLKGFSRTLESRTSRPVFMVPTAGSEPYPEGAAKAFLALARKFMVQPEATRKNGINVLGAIHLSTGKEEHIEPLLSAIEQAGYSLVSVFSVPRPGQADPLSAIRQAPEAQRNVVVSTSGLALADHMFAAYGIPYVVGMPVGLRGRDDFFALLRGEAVTPAPAPVGSPPCRHALVIGEPVLGYGLKRCLRLDFGVPEVDVVSVTPAQALYQSAPGCLGTLVERGPRDVCTDSEQDIEALMNDPAVDCVIADPCYAALLTRPTRFIPMPHIAMSARLNWDLPYEYAVDKGYDYLAGQFSGTPQP
- a CDS encoding HypC/HybG/HupF family hydrogenase formation chaperone, which translates into the protein MCLAVPAEVIRIADGVATCRLGEGQSLIRASLMLLPDLPSPGDQLMVHAGFALRIMDPAEAEETLRLLRGGECPIEGDATACAAIPGAPANALRKA
- the hypD gene encoding hydrogenase formation protein HypD; amino-acid sequence: MHQTLLRQFRDPELCHTLLTRLRAELDGELRFMEVCGTHTVAIFQSGLRSLLPPQVVHLSGPGCPVCVTHESEVNAFLDLAGRPGVIVATFGDLMRVPGSRGRNLKSAQAEGARVAVVYSPPDALALARDNPGDTVVFLGVGFETTAPTVAGTVLMAREQGLSNFKVLAFHKLVPPALEVLLSDTEAGIDAFILPGHVSAVIGTEPYGFIASRFGKSATVTGFEPVDILESLLFLAQRRRQGRAEVKNLYRRVVSDTSNPRALEVMNRVFRPCDALWRGLGRIPDSGLEFTDEFEDVDAKRRYGLSIEECPPLPGCKCGEVLRGRLRPDQCPLFKKACTPAKPVGPCMVSTEGSCAAYYKYQVE